One stretch of Daphnia pulicaria isolate SC F1-1A chromosome 6, SC_F0-13Bv2, whole genome shotgun sequence DNA includes these proteins:
- the LOC124343259 gene encoding lethal(2)neighbour of tid protein-like, with the protein MAPPGKRHRAPSTKIQVIKGRLLKFQAKYLTTDFAKRLVLDPSLLWVSAILLLVGELFVNVLVIQRVPYTEIDWIAYMQEVEGVVNGTWDYSKLKGDTGPLVYPAGFVYIFTILYYITNYGRNIRFAQYIFCGFYLVTVALVFRIYSKSRKIPPYMLIFICCTSYRVHSIYVLRLFNDPVAMMFLYLSVNLFMDGYWTLGSTFFSLAVSIKMNILLFAPALLLAYIASQGFYGTIKQLSICAGIQLLLGAPFLLTNPVAYMVGSFNLGRVFLFEWTVNWRFLSEELFVHPGFHISLLLLHVGLLAIFAKPWFRYMKSFAKLQPTGVGIVSQLLLLPLFTANLIGVAFSRSLHYQFYVWYFHTLPYLLWSTPYSIWLRLCILGLIEMSWNTFPSTNVSSAMLHVCHLLIIYGIFSKRNPPKDLDININKDK; encoded by the exons ATGGCGCCTCCCGGTAAACGTCACCGTGCGCCAAGCACGAAAATTCAAGTGATTAAAGGAAGACTTTTAAAGTTTCAAGCGAAATATCTAACTACTGACTTTGCGAAACGATTAGTCCTTGATCCCAGTTTGCTATGGGTTTCCGCTATTCTTCTGCTCGTCGGCGAGTTGTTTGTGAATGTTCTAGTCATTCAGCGAGTTCCAT ATACAGAGATAGATTGGATAGCTTATATGCAAGAAGTTGAAGGAGTAGTGAATGGAACATGGGACTACTCCAAACTGAAGGGGGACACAGGACCTCTAGTCTATCCAGCTggatttgtttacatttttactaTCCTCTACTACATCACCAACTATGGAAGAAATATTAGATTTGCTCAGTACATATTTTGTGGATTTTATCTAGTAACTGTGGCCTTGGTCTTCAGGATCTACTCAAAGTCACGTAAA ATCCCTCCGTACATGCTGATATTCATCTGCTGTACTTCATACAGGGTTCATTCTATCTATGTCCTAAGACTGTTCAATGACCCAGTTGCTATGATGTTCTTGTATTTATCAGTAAACCTATTCATGGATGGCTATTGGACATTGGGCAGTACATTTTTCAG TCTGGCAGTTTCCATTAAAATGAATATTCTGCTATTTGCGCCAGCCTTATTGCTGGCGTACATTGCTTCTCAAGGATTCTACGGGACCATTAAGCAACTCAGTATATGTGCCGGAATTCAA cttCTTTTAGGAgccccttttcttttaaccAATCCTGTTGCCTACATGGTTGGATCGTTCAATTTGGGAcgcgttttcttatttgaatGGACGGTTAATTGGCGATTTCTTTCTGAAGAACTATTCGTCCATCCTGGCTTCCACATATCTCTTTTGCTTCTTCACGTGGGACTTTTAGCGATTTTCGCAAAACCATGGTTCAG ATACATGAAAAGCTTCGCCAAGTTGCAGCCAACTGGAGTGGGAATAGTGTCACAACTTCTTCTCTTGCCGCTGTTCACTGCCAATTTGATTGGAGTGGCGTTCAGCCGTTCGTTACATTACCAATTCTATGTCTGGTACTTTCACACTCTGCCTTATCTCCTCTGGTCGACCCCATACTCGATATGGCTCAG GTTATGTATCTTGGGCTTGATTGAAATGAGTTGGAACACTTTTCCGTCGACGAATGTGAGCAGTGCCATGTTGCACGTGTGCCACCTTTTGATTATTTACGGAATTTTCTCGAAACGTAACCCACCCAAGGACCTGGATATCAACATTAATAAGGACAAATGA
- the LOC124343224 gene encoding ATP synthase subunit beta, mitochondrial, which produces MLNAVARASSGILRTVQPTVSLSHIQNGQSKVLPALLSKRSFYTSKLVSAGAAAKAAAPAAAPAAAIANGKIVAVIGAVVDVQFEDQLPPILNALEVSNRSPRLILEVAQHLGENTVRTIAMDGTEGLIRGQPVLDTGSPIRIPVGPETLGRIMNVIGEPIDERGPIVTDKFAAIHAEAPEFVEMNVAQEILITGIKVVDLLAPYAKGGKIGLFGGAGVGKTVLIMELINNVAKAHGGYSVFAGVGERTREGNDLYHEMIESGVISLKDKTSKVALVYGQMNEPPGARARVALTGLTVAEYFRDQEGQDVLLFIDNIFRFTQAGSEVSALLGRIPSAVGYQPTLATDMGSMQERITTTKKGSITSVQAIYVPADDLTDPAPATTFAHLDATTVLSRAIAELGIYPAVDPLDSTSRMMDPNIIGDVHYNAARGVQKILQDYKSLQDIIAILGMDELSEDDKLTVARARKIQRFLSQPFQVAEVFTGHAGKLVPIAETIKGFKMILNGELDHLPEAAFYMVGPIEEVVAKAEKLAESQA; this is translated from the exons ATGTTGAACGCCGTCGCTCGAGCTTCTTCGGGAATTTTGAGAACAGTCCAACCGACTGTTTCTCTTAGCCACATCCAGAATGGACAATCCAAGGTCCTTCCGGCTCTTCTCTCGAAAC GAAGCTTCTACACTTCAAAGCTGGTGAGCGCCGGAGCTGCTGCCAAAGCTGCTGCCCCAGCTGCAGCCCCAGCTGCAGCTATTGCTAACGGAAAGATTGTCGCAGTCATCGGTGCCGTCGTCGATGTCCAGTTTGAAGATCAGCTCCCACCCATCCTCAATGCCCTCGAAGTCTCCAACCGCAGCCCAAGGCTGATTCTTGAGGTTGCCCAGCATTTGG GTGAAAACACTGTCCGTACCATTGCCATGGACGGTACTGAGGGTTTGATTCGTGGCCAGCCTGTTTTGGACACTGGATCACCCATCAGGATCCCAGTTGGACCCGAAACTCTTGGTCGTATCATGAATGTTATTG GTGAGCCTATCGATGAGAGGGGTCCCATCGTCACCGATAAATTCGCTGCCATCCACGCCGAGGCTCCTGAATTCGTTGAGATGAACGTCGCCCAAGAAATTTTGATTACTGGTATCAAGGTCGTCGACTTGCTTGCTCCTTACGCCAAGGGAGGCAAAATtg GTCTCTTCGGTGGTGCTGGTGTCGGTAAAACTGTATTGATTATGGAACTGATTAACAACGTCGCTAAGGCCCATGGTGGTTACTCCGTGTTTGCCGGTGTCGGTGAACGTACTCGCGAGGGTAACGATCTTTACCACGAGATGATTGAATCCGGTGTCATTTCCCTGAAGGACAAGACCTCCAAG GTAGCTTTGGTGTACGGTCAGATGAACGAGCCCCCCGGTGCTCGCGCCCGTGTCGCTTTGACTGGTTTGACTGTCGCTGAATATTTCCGTGATCAGGAAGGCCAGGATGTGTTGCTCTTCATTGACAACATTTTCCGTTTCACTCAAGCTGGTTCTGAGGTGTCTGCTTTGTTGGGTCGTATCCCGTCTGCTGTCGGTTACCAGCCAACTTTGGCCACTGACATGGGTTCCATGCAGGAGCGAATTACCACCACCAAGAAGGGTTCCATTACTTCCGTGCAG gCTATCTACGTGCCTGCTGACGATTTGACTGATCCCGCCCCTGCCACTACCTTTGCTCACTTGGACGCCACCACTGTGTTGTCCCGCGCCATTGCTGAGTTGGGTATTTACCCCGCTGTCGATCCCCTCGATTCCACCTCCCGTATGATGGACCCCAACATCATCGGTGATGTCCACTACAACGCCGCTCGTGGTGTCCAGAAGATCCTCCAGGATTACAAGTCACTCCAAGACATTATCGCTATTTTGGGTATGGACGAGTTGTCTGAAGACGACAAATTGACCGTCGCCCGCGCCCGTAAGATCCAGAGATTCTTGTCTCAGCCCTTCCAAGTCGCTGAGGTTTTCACTGGTCACGCCGGAAAGTTGGTCCCCATTGCCGAAACCATCAAG GGATTCAAGATGATCTTGAACGGTGAACTCGATCACCTGCCCGAGGCCGCCTTCTACATGGTCGGCCCGATCGAAGAAGTTGTTGCCAAGGCAGAGAAACTTGCTGAATCGCAAGCATAA